The bacterium genome contains a region encoding:
- a CDS encoding cyclic nucleotide-binding domain-containing protein — translation MESLLSYLRAHPFLEGMSPRLTEIIVGCASNVKFDAGDFIFREGETANSFYLLRQGKVSLEVYAPEGGSVHIQTIGSGELLGWSWQFAPYTSHFDARATEMTRAIQLDAKCIRQHCEKDYELGYEILKRFAHVIHNRFEAMRFQLIELQANRTY, via the coding sequence ATGGAATCATTATTGTCCTATTTACGCGCGCACCCGTTCTTAGAAGGCATGTCGCCGCGTTTGACTGAAATTATTGTCGGCTGTGCATCCAATGTCAAATTTGATGCCGGTGATTTTATCTTTCGGGAGGGCGAAACGGCGAACTCATTTTATCTCCTTCGACAGGGCAAAGTGTCGTTGGAAGTGTACGCCCCGGAGGGAGGAAGCGTGCATATTCAGACGATCGGCAGCGGTGAATTGCTTGGATGGTCGTGGCAATTTGCGCCGTATACTTCCCATTTTGATGCGCGTGCAACGGAAATGACCCGGGCGATTCAACTCGACGCCAAGTGTATTCGCCAGCATTGCGAAAAAGACTATGAACTCGGATACGAAATTCTCAAACGTTTCGCCCACGTCATCCACAACCGCTTCGAAGCTATGCGCTTCCAGTTGATCGAATTGCAGGCCAACCGCACGTATTAA
- a CDS encoding DUF5668 domain-containing protein: MTCRSNYHRRGGYLWGILLIATGILFLMDNFNWIETGPYWSYWPFLLVVFGINKIIGFEKPGHIADGVGLIGWGLWLYACIEHVWGMSFLSSWPLVLIGIGLNIILKSVLKLAMRPKENYESSSF; this comes from the coding sequence ATGACATGTCGTTCTAATTATCATCGCCGGGGCGGGTATTTATGGGGAATTCTCCTCATTGCCACCGGCATATTATTTTTGATGGATAACTTTAACTGGATCGAAACGGGGCCTTATTGGAGTTATTGGCCGTTTTTGTTGGTGGTTTTCGGAATCAACAAAATCATAGGCTTTGAAAAGCCGGGCCACATAGCCGACGGTGTTGGCCTGATCGGTTGGGGCTTATGGCTTTACGCATGTATCGAACATGTCTGGGGTATGTCATTTTTAAGTTCATGGCCGCTCGTACTGATCGGCATCGGATTAAATATTATTTTGAAAAGCGTTTTAAAACTGGCGATGCGCCCGAAGGAGAACTATGAGTCGTCATCATTCTAA
- a CDS encoding cell wall-active antibiotics response protein has product MSRHHSKFTSQLWVGALAIAIGLVFLLDNFGLVEARNIMRFWPSIFIVIGAVKIVQGRSVPSYFVGGVFIAIGSMMIAHKLGLIYFRLRDWWPVFLIVIGIAVLIKAWYRRLPQGASEITDQSDTINAMAILGGYRHRDDSQNFLGGEVTSVMGGVELDLRHASIQNEAALDFFVLWGGVELKVPADWQVVVQSVPILGGVDDRSYAAPGSNKKLLIKGMVLMGGIEIKN; this is encoded by the coding sequence ATGAGTCGTCATCATTCTAAATTTACATCCCAGCTATGGGTTGGCGCCTTGGCTATTGCCATTGGTTTGGTTTTTTTACTGGATAATTTTGGATTAGTTGAAGCACGAAATATTATGCGATTTTGGCCATCGATTTTTATCGTCATCGGTGCCGTCAAAATCGTTCAGGGACGAAGCGTTCCTTCATATTTTGTAGGCGGTGTTTTTATAGCCATTGGCTCTATGATGATCGCCCATAAGCTGGGATTGATCTACTTTCGACTGCGCGACTGGTGGCCGGTATTCCTGATTGTCATCGGTATCGCCGTACTGATCAAAGCCTGGTATCGCCGGCTGCCACAAGGCGCATCCGAAATTACGGATCAATCCGATACGATTAATGCGATGGCCATTCTCGGCGGCTACCGGCATCGTGACGATTCACAAAACTTCCTAGGCGGCGAAGTGACATCGGTCATGGGAGGCGTCGAGCTCGATCTGAGACATGCGTCGATTCAAAATGAAGCCGCGCTCGATTTTTTTGTGCTATGGGGCGGCGTGGAACTTAAAGTTCCTGCGGACTGGCAAGTGGTCGTACAAAGCGTTCCGATTCTAGGCGGCGTGGACGATCGGAGCTATGCCGCGCCCGGTTCCAATAAGAAGCTGCTTATTAAAGGAATGGTTCTCATGGGCGGAATAGAAATCAAAAATTAA
- a CDS encoding histidine kinase, which translates to MHPILSDKKRLMLYLLVWIGLSSLVTMLIRFADESPWINAATFAAPLTMMFGFVNLSAYYICRAFPLGKLKFIYLIILLSGVAKLTTIIWIVIAQGWNIVLQSLDLAVPLHTAALMILYAVGMTFYLLSLAGHYLIITFEQAQKSERREFESQIFAREAELRMLRAQIDPHFIFNSLNSISALTTNDPAGARKMTLLLADFLRQSLKLAHERTIPLEEEWRLCFNFLEIEKIRFGTRLKVESRLDDKSGRCMVPPMLLQPLVENALKHGIGQTIDGGTIVIEAKRHDRQLHLSVENPVDDAPVAKKTGIGLANIQSRLKAMYGSDANFRSQTNDHKYRAEIILPAEENHG; encoded by the coding sequence ATGCACCCGATATTATCCGATAAAAAACGATTAATGCTCTATCTCCTGGTCTGGATAGGCCTGAGCTCACTCGTCACGATGTTGATCCGGTTTGCCGACGAATCGCCATGGATCAATGCCGCGACATTTGCAGCGCCATTGACTATGATGTTTGGATTCGTCAATTTATCGGCGTATTACATTTGCCGTGCGTTCCCGCTGGGCAAATTGAAATTTATTTACCTGATCATCCTTCTTTCAGGCGTCGCTAAGCTGACCACGATTATCTGGATTGTTATTGCACAGGGATGGAACATTGTATTGCAATCGCTCGATCTGGCTGTTCCTCTGCACACCGCCGCGCTGATGATTTTGTATGCCGTCGGCATGACGTTTTATTTATTATCTCTGGCCGGACATTACCTTATCATCACGTTCGAACAGGCTCAAAAGTCTGAACGTCGTGAATTCGAAAGCCAGATCTTTGCGCGCGAGGCGGAACTCCGTATGTTGCGTGCTCAGATCGATCCGCATTTCATTTTTAATAGTCTTAATTCGATCAGTGCATTAACGACGAACGATCCGGCCGGCGCACGAAAGATGACATTGCTTCTCGCCGATTTTTTACGGCAAAGTTTGAAATTAGCCCACGAACGTACGATACCTTTGGAAGAAGAATGGCGCTTATGTTTTAATTTTCTGGAAATTGAAAAAATTCGTTTCGGAACTCGCCTGAAAGTCGAATCGCGGCTTGATGATAAATCAGGGCGTTGTATGGTACCACCGATGCTATTACAGCCGCTTGTGGAAAATGCTCTCAAGCACGGCATTGGCCAAACAATTGACGGCGGCACGATTGTCATCGAAGCCAAGCGTCATGACCGTCAATTGCATCTTTCGGTGGAAAACCCTGTCGATGATGCGCCGGTTGCGAAGAAAACCGGAATCGGATTGGCCAATATCCAAAGCCGCTTGAAGGCGATGTACGGCTCGGACGCCAATTTCAGATCGCAGACCAACGATCATAAATATCGTGCGGAAATTATTTTGCCTGCGGAGGAAAATCATGGATAA
- a CDS encoding LytTR family transcriptional regulator DNA-binding domain-containing protein, whose amino-acid sequence MDKRFSALIVDDEMLARQMIREYLQKYSHIDTIAEAANGFEAVKMIAELRPDLIFLDIQMPKLNGFEVLELAERRTGVIFVTAYDQFALKAFEIHALDYLLKPFSEQRFDEALKHALEHLGDELPADIVQKPANEFLERILIREGTKVHVIPVDTIDFIEAQDDYVQIVADGKSYLKQQALSELESQLPLAQFVRIHRSYIVNIERIGGIELYAKDSRIATLKNGKQIPISRSGYQKIKKIM is encoded by the coding sequence ATGGATAAACGTTTTTCAGCGCTGATCGTTGACGATGAGATGCTGGCACGCCAAATGATTCGCGAATATCTTCAGAAATATTCTCATATAGATACGATTGCCGAAGCGGCCAACGGATTCGAAGCGGTCAAAATGATCGCCGAACTTCGTCCTGATTTGATTTTCCTCGATATTCAGATGCCAAAACTCAATGGATTTGAAGTATTGGAACTGGCCGAACGCCGAACGGGCGTTATTTTCGTTACGGCCTACGATCAATTTGCGCTCAAGGCGTTCGAAATTCATGCTCTCGATTACCTGCTCAAGCCGTTCAGTGAGCAACGTTTCGACGAGGCTTTGAAACATGCGCTTGAACATCTCGGCGATGAACTGCCGGCAGACATTGTCCAAAAACCGGCTAACGAATTTCTCGAACGCATATTGATCCGTGAAGGAACAAAAGTACACGTGATCCCGGTAGATACGATCGATTTTATCGAAGCACAGGATGATTATGTTCAAATCGTTGCCGACGGTAAATCGTATCTCAAACAACAAGCTTTGAGCGAATTGGAATCGCAATTACCGCTTGCGCAATTTGTCCGGATTCACCGCTCATACATCGTCAATATCGAACGCATCGGCGGAATCGAATTGTATGCTAAAGACAGCCGGATTGCCACGTTGAAAAACGGTAAACAGATTCCCATCAGTCGCAGCGGGTATCAAAAAATAAAGAAAATTATGTAG
- a CDS encoding efflux RND transporter periplasmic adaptor subunit — MASEAEKVDLTSLKINRTAPVQNPGDGSGKTKWIVITIAAIAAIVLIVMFLPSFGSTKKITTVQATLTFSSQANAILTASGYIVPQRQAAVASKGTGRLVFLAVEEGDHVKKGDVIARLESADVEAQLNQNRANLDAGKAQLEQAKAELNKSKKEFDRNENLWKSKVITDSEYDIVKAAYESGIAVVNSAQANVAALEATVRAAEVGIENTVIRAPFDGTVLTKNADVGEIVAPFAAGANSRGNVVTIADMASLQLEADVSESNIDRIKLNQPCEIVLDAFPERRYRGIVWKIVPTADRAKATILTKIKFLEIDSKVLPEMSAKVTFLAEALPDSAVNQLPKLTIPVSTVVNKNGKRSVFLVQDNRVKEIAIEVSGMVGERMEVTQGLVSGDKLVDRPSADLHDGDKVEIEKK, encoded by the coding sequence ATGGCTTCCGAAGCAGAAAAAGTCGATCTCACATCACTGAAAATCAATCGCACCGCTCCGGTACAAAACCCGGGTGACGGCAGCGGAAAAACAAAATGGATTGTAATTACAATAGCCGCCATTGCGGCGATCGTGTTGATCGTAATGTTTCTACCTTCGTTCGGCTCGACAAAAAAGATTACAACCGTTCAGGCGACGCTGACGTTCTCATCGCAAGCCAACGCGATTTTAACCGCCAGCGGATACATCGTGCCTCAGCGTCAGGCGGCGGTGGCCTCAAAAGGAACGGGACGTCTGGTGTTCCTGGCCGTCGAAGAAGGCGATCACGTTAAAAAAGGCGACGTCATCGCGCGGCTTGAAAGCGCTGACGTCGAAGCGCAGCTTAACCAAAACCGCGCCAATCTTGACGCCGGTAAAGCGCAACTCGAACAAGCCAAGGCTGAATTGAATAAATCTAAAAAAGAATTCGATCGTAACGAAAACTTATGGAAAAGCAAAGTGATCACCGATTCGGAGTACGACATCGTCAAAGCCGCGTACGAGTCCGGCATCGCCGTAGTCAATTCCGCTCAAGCCAATGTGGCTGCGCTCGAAGCAACCGTGCGGGCTGCTGAAGTAGGAATTGAAAACACGGTCATTCGCGCTCCGTTCGACGGAACGGTACTGACAAAAAATGCCGATGTCGGTGAAATTGTCGCACCTTTTGCCGCCGGCGCTAATTCCCGCGGCAACGTGGTCACGATCGCCGACATGGCTTCACTGCAATTGGAAGCGGACGTGTCGGAATCCAATATTGATCGCATCAAACTCAATCAGCCGTGCGAAATCGTTCTCGATGCTTTTCCCGAAAGACGTTATCGCGGCATCGTCTGGAAAATTGTTCCGACGGCTGATCGCGCCAAAGCTACTATTCTGACTAAAATAAAATTTCTGGAGATCGACAGTAAAGTTTTACCGGAAATGAGCGCCAAGGTTACTTTCCTTGCCGAAGCTCTGCCTGATTCTGCCGTTAATCAACTTCCCAAATTGACCATTCCTGTCTCGACGGTCGTCAATAAAAACGGAAAACGTTCTGTATTCCTCGTTCAGGACAATCGTGTAAAAGAAATTGCGATCGAAGTGAGCGGAATGGTTGGCGAAAGAATGGAAGTAACGCAGGGACTCGTATCGGGCGATAAATTAGTTGACCGGCCTTCGGCCGATCTTCACGACGGCGACAAAGTTGAAATTGAAAAAAAATAA
- a CDS encoding ABC transporter ATP-binding protein yields MPAIVEIQNLSKSYKRDSMNIPVLENINLNIPEGEFLALMGPSGSGKSTLLNMIAGIDRPTTGQVVVAGTNLAALNESGLAKWRSNHVGFIFQFYNLMPVLTAYENVELPLHLTSLSKKERDAHVRKVLEIVGLSDRLHHYPNQLSGGQQQRVAIARAIVTDPTLIVADEPTGDLDRKSAEEIMILLSRLNQELKKTIVMVTHDPNAAEKAHTKRQLDKGTLN; encoded by the coding sequence ATGCCTGCTATTGTTGAGATACAAAACCTTTCGAAATCTTATAAACGGGATAGTATGAATATTCCCGTACTTGAAAATATTAATTTGAATATTCCCGAAGGAGAGTTCCTGGCTCTTATGGGACCTTCAGGTTCCGGTAAATCGACGCTTCTGAATATGATTGCCGGCATTGACCGCCCGACGACCGGCCAAGTGGTTGTCGCCGGAACCAATCTCGCCGCTCTTAATGAATCCGGCCTTGCCAAATGGCGTTCGAATCACGTCGGATTTATTTTTCAATTTTATAATCTTATGCCGGTACTGACGGCCTATGAAAACGTTGAATTACCGTTGCATTTAACGAGCCTTTCCAAGAAAGAGCGCGATGCGCATGTACGAAAAGTTCTGGAAATCGTCGGCCTGAGCGACCGTTTGCATCATTATCCCAACCAACTTTCCGGCGGTCAGCAACAGCGCGTGGCTATTGCTCGCGCCATTGTCACCGATCCGACGCTGATCGTAGCCGACGAACCTACGGGCGATCTCGACCGTAAATCGGCTGAAGAAATCATGATCCTGTTGTCCCGTTTGAATCAAGAGTTGAAAAAAACAATCGTGATGGTTACACACGATCCGAATGCAGCCGAAAAAGCCCATACCAAACGTCAGTTGGATAAGGGTACTCTGAATTAA
- a CDS encoding FtsX-like permease family protein translates to MIVKLLIKNSLRHKLRTTLTVLGIGVAVGAFGLLRTVITSWYASVEVAAADRLIARQAVSFIFPLPYAYRDKIEKVPGVEKVTYLNWFQGVYIDKDQFFPRMACDANTLFDVYPEFIVSKEELEAFKKERNACVLGQDIANKYGLKIGDMMNIDGDIYPGQWQFVVRAIYKPRTPTVDGTQMFFHWEYLDERMKQDAPVRAGQVGWYAVKIKNPDDAAMISEQIDALFANSSSETKTETEKAFQNSFLKAYSAIITAINIMAILIIGVILLVLANTMIMSARERSSEYAVMKTLGFTGKHLFGLVTGESILIGIIGGVAGYFLTIFFVNGFSAVVPKNYFPVFVLEDITMIQEFGFAIIVGLIAGIIPVYHTIKTSIIDGFRHIG, encoded by the coding sequence ATGATTGTAAAACTTTTGATAAAAAATTCGCTGCGGCACAAATTGCGTACGACGCTGACCGTTTTGGGAATTGGTGTCGCCGTGGGCGCATTTGGATTGTTGCGCACGGTTATTACTTCGTGGTACGCCAGTGTCGAGGTAGCCGCAGCCGATCGTTTGATAGCACGTCAAGCCGTGTCATTTATTTTTCCATTACCTTATGCTTATCGCGATAAAATTGAAAAAGTTCCGGGCGTCGAAAAAGTAACTTACCTGAATTGGTTTCAGGGCGTTTACATTGATAAAGATCAATTTTTTCCACGAATGGCCTGCGATGCCAACACGCTTTTTGACGTCTATCCGGAATTCATCGTTTCAAAAGAAGAGCTGGAAGCGTTCAAAAAAGAACGTAACGCTTGCGTCCTCGGACAAGACATTGCCAATAAATACGGATTAAAAATCGGCGATATGATGAATATCGACGGCGATATTTATCCCGGGCAATGGCAATTCGTAGTGCGAGCCATATACAAACCGAGGACGCCGACCGTAGACGGCACTCAAATGTTTTTTCATTGGGAATATTTAGATGAACGAATGAAACAAGACGCTCCGGTACGCGCCGGACAAGTCGGTTGGTACGCTGTTAAAATTAAAAACCCGGATGACGCCGCGATGATATCGGAACAAATTGACGCCTTGTTTGCCAATTCTTCATCAGAAACCAAAACGGAAACAGAAAAAGCGTTCCAAAATAGTTTCCTGAAAGCCTATAGCGCTATTATTACGGCAATCAACATCATGGCGATTCTGATCATCGGCGTAATTCTGCTCGTATTGGCTAACACGATGATCATGTCTGCTCGTGAACGCAGTTCGGAATATGCCGTTATGAAAACGCTCGGCTTCACCGGTAAACACTTATTCGGACTTGTCACGGGTGAATCTATTTTGATCGGCATAATTGGCGGCGTTGCCGGATACTTTTTAACGATTTTCTTTGTGAACGGCTTTTCAGCCGTAGTTCCTAAAAATTATTTCCCGGTCTTCGTTCTGGAAGACATTACTATGATTCAGGAATTTGGTTTCGCGATCATTGTCGGATTAATTGCCGGCATTATTCCGGTATACCACACGATCAAAACATCAATTATCGACGGTTTCCGTCACATTGGATAA
- a CDS encoding ABC transporter permease, whose amino-acid sequence MPAVPFQYMLGSFKRRRLTMIITMGGFALVIFVYTAVLMMSHGVEKTLATGGSEQNVVVSRKSSQGEISSIIDGDAVNVILTLPQIAKDANGRTLATAEPVVVINLYKKDDGGMSNVTIRGVDETAFKVRAHVKITDGKMFAPGSRDIVVGKAVNSGFAGTSIGERIKIANDYWTIVGVMSAEGSAFESEIWGDSKQLQAAFNRQNTISTMTFRMTDQASIDEIKKAFESDRRLVQYEPKTEIKFYKEQSELLAAFLKALGTAVTFIFSFGAIIGAVITMYTAVANRTTEIGTLRALGFRRRSVLFSFLIESVFLALIGGAGGVALAAFLQFFSISTINFNSFAELSFAFSLSPEIIINAMFFSVFMGVFGGFFPSIRAARLKIVDALRNE is encoded by the coding sequence ATGCCGGCAGTTCCGTTCCAATATATGCTCGGCAGCTTCAAACGACGCCGATTGACCATGATCATTACCATGGGCGGTTTTGCGCTTGTTATTTTTGTTTACACCGCCGTTCTCATGATGTCGCATGGCGTCGAGAAAACGCTGGCGACGGGCGGGTCTGAACAAAATGTCGTCGTTTCGCGCAAATCTTCTCAGGGCGAAATTTCCAGCATCATCGACGGCGATGCGGTGAATGTCATTCTGACACTACCGCAAATTGCAAAAGACGCTAACGGACGCACGTTGGCAACGGCAGAACCGGTGGTCGTCATTAATCTTTACAAAAAAGATGACGGCGGAATGAGCAATGTCACCATTCGCGGCGTCGATGAAACGGCGTTTAAAGTTCGCGCGCACGTTAAAATAACGGACGGCAAAATGTTTGCTCCCGGTTCCAGGGATATCGTCGTCGGTAAAGCCGTTAACAGCGGTTTTGCCGGTACGAGTATCGGCGAGCGAATTAAAATTGCCAATGATTACTGGACGATTGTCGGCGTAATGTCCGCCGAAGGGTCTGCGTTCGAATCTGAAATCTGGGGCGATTCCAAACAGCTTCAAGCCGCATTCAATCGCCAAAACACTATTTCCACGATGACTTTCCGTATGACGGATCAAGCTTCTATCGACGAAATTAAAAAAGCATTTGAATCCGACCGTCGTCTCGTACAGTATGAACCTAAAACGGAAATTAAATTTTATAAAGAACAATCCGAATTGCTCGCGGCATTCCTGAAAGCGCTGGGAACAGCCGTAACGTTTATTTTTAGTTTTGGAGCTATTATCGGCGCCGTGATCACGATGTATACAGCGGTCGCCAACCGTACAACTGAAATCGGGACGCTGCGCGCTTTGGGATTTCGACGCCGAAGCGTTTTGTTCAGCTTTTTGATCGAATCCGTATTTCTCGCTCTTATCGGTGGAGCCGGCGGCGTTGCATTGGCGGCATTTTTACAATTTTTCTCGATCTCAACGATCAATTTTAATTCATTCGCCGAATTATCGTTTGCATTTTCACTTTCGCCGGAAATCATAATCAATGCAATGTTCTTTTCCGTTTTCATGGGCGTCTTCGGCGGATTCTTTCCGTCCATCCGTGCCGCAAGGCTTAAAATCGTCGATGCATTAAGAAATGAATAA
- a CDS encoding AraC family transcriptional regulator produces the protein MKLQLNETVLESITIIPMEHAFKTLFSSPAFDVLECPCDSTQSGKLFLEKPEFHAINLITDGVFRFKQSTSDHFLTNQTILIDRPGDAYKIGLVQADRHRSLTIAFSPEILEEYYDGFFNQPVIHSSPTLDWIKFRFLRSLTMPSESLQVESAGYDLFNELMIGDYSSKYRAISIDSGLIGWHAASIEKAKDWMFGHFHEKITMRALAEQAGISEFHFSRLFKAYTSFSPYQYLINLRLAYSKKLLCDGSKSITQVAYESGFSSFSNFINTFRRHYGHSPSKLRKIAA, from the coding sequence TTGAAACTCCAGCTCAATGAAACCGTATTGGAATCCATTACAATTATTCCTATGGAACACGCTTTTAAAACATTGTTCTCTTCGCCCGCTTTTGACGTTTTAGAATGCCCGTGCGATTCGACGCAAAGCGGTAAACTATTTCTCGAAAAACCCGAATTTCATGCTATTAATTTAATTACAGACGGTGTTTTTCGGTTTAAACAATCGACCTCCGATCACTTCTTGACTAATCAAACAATTTTGATCGATCGACCCGGTGACGCTTATAAAATCGGTTTAGTGCAAGCTGATCGCCATCGATCATTGACGATCGCTTTTTCTCCGGAGATTCTTGAAGAATATTATGACGGTTTCTTCAATCAGCCGGTCATACATAGTTCGCCAACTCTCGACTGGATCAAGTTTCGTTTTCTTCGTTCCCTGACTATGCCATCGGAATCGTTGCAAGTCGAATCGGCCGGTTATGATTTATTCAACGAGTTAATGATTGGAGATTATAGCTCAAAATACCGGGCGATATCGATAGATTCCGGACTGATCGGTTGGCATGCAGCCTCAATTGAAAAAGCAAAAGATTGGATGTTCGGACACTTTCACGAAAAAATCACCATGCGCGCGTTAGCCGAACAGGCCGGTATCAGTGAATTTCATTTCAGCCGTCTTTTTAAGGCTTATACCTCTTTCAGCCCTTATCAATACTTGATTAATCTGCGGCTTGCTTATTCGAAAAAACTCCTTTGCGATGGGTCGAAATCGATAACGCAAGTTGCCTACGAATCAGGTTTTTCAAGCTTTTCTAATTTCATCAATACCTTCCGTCGCCATTACGGCCATAGCCCTTCCAAATTACGCAAAATAGCCGCGTAA